One Chrysiogenia bacterium genomic window, CAACCTGCACGCGGGCGCCGAGGACATCCTGGCGCTCTCGAATCTCTCGTCGAAGGACAACCTGTTCCGCATCGATTGCAGCGAGATCAAGGACCGGGTGGAGAGCCATCCGTGGATCAGCCAGGCAGCCGTCTACCGGCGCTTTCCCTCGACCGTCGTGATCGATGTCAGCGAGTGGCGCCCCGTCATGGCGGCCAACAGCGGGGAGGGCACCCTGCACCTGGTGAGTGAGAGCGGTGAGGTCTTCAAGCCCGCTGCGCTGAGCGAGGCGAGCGGCCTGCCGCTGCTGGCGGGCCTGACCGAGACCGAACTGACGCGCGGGAGCGTGCGCGCGCGCGAGGGAATCGCCAACGCGCTCGATGTGCTCGCCATTTCCCGCAGCGCGGGAATTCCCGGCGGGCGGGCCATTTCCGAGATCGAGATCATCGGCGCGGGCGCGGACGTCGCCGTGCTGTTTTCGGGAGAGGGGCGCACCGGCCCCTACGTTTTGCTCGGGCCGCCGCCCTTTGATGAGAAGTGGCAGCGGCTCGGCCGGCTCTGGAGCGATCTCGATTCGCGGGACGTGCAGCCGGCACGCATTCAATTTGTCAGCGATGCTCGCGCGGTGGTCGTACCGACCGGCCGCGGGGCTGCGAAGATTTAGAAGTTCTGAGGGCGCCAAGGCAGGCATATCGGAGGAGAAAATGGGGAAGAAACACGACAACATCGTGGTCGGCCTCGACATAGGGACCACAAAGACCCGGGCCGTCGTGGGAGAAGTCACTCCCAACGGCATCGATGTGGTGGGGATCGGTTCCCACTCGTCGAAGGGGCTACGCAAGGGCGTGGTGGTCAACATCGAGGCAACCATGGAGAGCATCCGCGAGGCGATTGAAGAAGCCGAGCTGATGGCGGGGGTGGAGATCACCAACGTCTATGCCGGCATCGCCGGGGCGCACATCCAGGGCCAGAACGAAAAAGGCATCATCGCCATCAAGAACAAGGAAGTCACCGAGCGCGACATCAAGCGCGTGGTGGACGCCGCGCGGGCGATCGCGATTCCGCTCGACCGGGAAGTGATTCACATCCTTCCGCAGGAGTTTGTGATCGACGACCAGGACGGTGTGCGCGAGCCCATCGGCATGAGCGGCGTGCGACTTGAGGCCAAGGTGCACATCATCACCGGTGCGGTCACCAGCGCGCAGAACATCATCAAGAGCTGCAACCGCACGGGTCTGATCGTCGACGACATCGTGCTGGAGACGCTCGCGTGTTCCGAGGCGGTGCTCAGCCAGGACGAGCGCGAGCTCGGCGTGGCGCTCATCGACATCGGCGGCGGCACGGCCGACCTGGCGATCTTCATCAACGGCGCGATCAAGCACACGGCGGTCATTCCCGTGGGCGGGGCGCACCTGACCAACGACATCGCCATGGGGCTTCGCACCCCCATCGCCGAGGCCGAGAAGATCAAGCAGAAATACGCCTGCGCCATGGCCGAGATGGTGGACGAGTCCGAGCAGATCGAGGTCCCCTCGGTGGGCGGGCGCAAGCCGCGCATCATCCCGAGGAAGATCCTTACCGACATCACGCAGCCGCGGATGGAGGAGATCTTCGACATGCTCGACGATGAGATCATTCGCTCCGGTTACAAGGACCTGCTGGCAGCAGGCCTCGTGATTACCGGCGGCGTCGCATTGCTCGAGGGCCTTCCCGAGCTGGCCGAGCGCATCACCAGCCTGCCGGTGCGCACGGGCCTGCCTCAGGGAATCGGTGGCCTCGTCGATGTGGTCAATTCGCCCATGTATGCCACGGGTGTGGGGCTGGTTCGCTACGGCGCCCAGCATCAGATCGCCAATCCCGGCTACCGGGGCGTTGGCGGAGAGCGCGTGCTCGGCCGGGTGGCCGACCGGGTTCGCGAATGGTTTGCAGATTTCTTTTAGGTCTGTTTTAGCCGCCTGCCCGGCGGGGTTCGAGGTCAAAAGGCCGGGCATGGCGCGTGAGGGATTCTCTTT contains:
- a CDS encoding FtsQ-type POTRA domain-containing protein, with protein sequence NLHAGAEDILALSNLSSKDNLFRIDCSEIKDRVESHPWISQAAVYRRFPSTVVIDVSEWRPVMAANSGEGTLHLVSESGEVFKPAALSEASGLPLLAGLTETELTRGSVRAREGIANALDVLAISRSAGIPGGRAISEIEIIGAGADVAVLFSGEGRTGPYVLLGPPPFDEKWQRLGRLWSDLDSRDVQPARIQFVSDARAVVVPTGRGAAKI
- the ftsA gene encoding cell division protein FtsA; the protein is MGKKHDNIVVGLDIGTTKTRAVVGEVTPNGIDVVGIGSHSSKGLRKGVVVNIEATMESIREAIEEAELMAGVEITNVYAGIAGAHIQGQNEKGIIAIKNKEVTERDIKRVVDAARAIAIPLDREVIHILPQEFVIDDQDGVREPIGMSGVRLEAKVHIITGAVTSAQNIIKSCNRTGLIVDDIVLETLACSEAVLSQDERELGVALIDIGGGTADLAIFINGAIKHTAVIPVGGAHLTNDIAMGLRTPIAEAEKIKQKYACAMAEMVDESEQIEVPSVGGRKPRIIPRKILTDITQPRMEEIFDMLDDEIIRSGYKDLLAAGLVITGGVALLEGLPELAERITSLPVRTGLPQGIGGLVDVVNSPMYATGVGLVRYGAQHQIANPGYRGVGGERVLGRVADRVREWFADFF